A single region of the Neotabrizicola shimadae genome encodes:
- a CDS encoding sugar ABC transporter ATP-binding protein, whose product MTELIRLADIEKRFPGVHALKSVGFDLTAGEVHALMGENGAGKSTLMKIMSGVYQPDSGLILLQGQQIHLPNPASAQRLGIGMIHQELALMNHLTVAQNIFIGREPRRSFGRLDEAALNRAAEEIFTGMKVDIDPRAEVMELSVAKQQMVEIAKALSFRSRILIMDEPTAALNDREVGELFAIIARLKSEGVGIVYISHKMDEIKRIADRVTVMRDGATVGTVEAAPTPISTIISMMVGRELDGSTVDIPDLSAAPVALEVRGLSRGRMVRDVSFSVKAGEILGFAGLMGAGRTEVARLIFGADRRDGGDILVHGRPARISTPLDAVESGIGYLSEDRKHLGLALGLDVRDNIALPNLNRFRRFLGIVDDSALGAKARDYIASLSIRTPSERQEARLLSGGNQQKIVLAKWLLRDCDILIFDEPTRGIDVGAKAEIYRLLQNLAAGGKAIIVISSELPEIMRLSHRIAVMCEGRLTGILPGGPETTQEQIMRLATLRQVPKGESAA is encoded by the coding sequence ATGACAGAGTTGATCCGCCTTGCCGACATCGAAAAGCGCTTCCCCGGCGTTCACGCCCTGAAGTCCGTGGGTTTCGACCTGACGGCAGGCGAGGTTCACGCCCTGATGGGCGAGAACGGCGCGGGCAAGTCGACGCTGATGAAGATCATGTCGGGGGTCTATCAGCCCGACAGCGGTCTGATTCTGCTTCAGGGCCAGCAGATCCACTTACCCAACCCCGCCTCGGCACAGCGCCTGGGGATCGGCATGATCCACCAGGAACTGGCGCTGATGAACCACCTGACGGTGGCGCAGAACATCTTCATCGGCCGCGAACCGCGCCGCAGCTTCGGCCGCCTGGACGAGGCCGCGCTGAACCGCGCCGCGGAAGAAATCTTCACCGGCATGAAGGTCGACATCGACCCCCGCGCCGAGGTGATGGAGCTCTCCGTCGCCAAGCAGCAGATGGTCGAAATCGCAAAGGCGCTGTCCTTCCGCTCGCGCATCCTGATCATGGACGAACCCACCGCCGCGCTGAACGACCGCGAAGTCGGCGAACTGTTCGCCATCATCGCGCGGCTCAAGTCCGAAGGCGTGGGCATCGTCTACATCAGCCACAAGATGGACGAGATCAAGCGCATCGCCGACCGGGTCACGGTCATGCGCGACGGCGCGACGGTGGGCACGGTCGAGGCCGCCCCGACCCCGATTTCCACCATCATCTCGATGATGGTCGGCCGCGAGCTGGATGGCTCGACCGTCGATATCCCCGACCTTTCCGCCGCGCCGGTCGCGTTGGAGGTGCGGGGCCTCAGCCGGGGCCGCATGGTGCGCGACGTCAGCTTCAGCGTGAAGGCCGGCGAGATCCTGGGCTTTGCCGGGCTGATGGGCGCGGGCCGTACCGAGGTTGCCCGCCTGATCTTCGGCGCCGACCGGCGCGACGGCGGCGACATCCTGGTGCACGGACGGCCCGCCCGCATCAGCACACCGCTGGATGCGGTCGAATCCGGCATCGGCTACCTGTCCGAAGACCGCAAGCATCTTGGCCTGGCCCTTGGACTGGACGTGCGCGACAACATCGCGCTGCCGAACCTGAACCGGTTCCGCCGCTTCCTGGGCATTGTCGATGACAGCGCGCTTGGCGCCAAGGCGCGCGACTACATCGCCTCGCTGTCGATCCGCACCCCGTCGGAACGCCAGGAGGCGCGGCTCCTGTCGGGCGGCAACCAGCAGAAGATCGTGCTGGCGAAATGGCTTCTGCGGGATTGCGACATCCTGATCTTCGATGAACCCACGCGCGGCATCGACGTGGGCGCCAAGGCCGAAATCTATCGCCTGCTCCAAAACCTTGCCGCCGGGGGCAAGGCGATCATCGTGATCTCGTCCGAACTGCCCGAGATCATGCGCCTGTCGCACCGCATTGCCGTGATGTGCGAAGGCCGGCTGACCGGCATCCTGCCCGGAGGCCCAGAAACCACCCAGGAACAGATCATGCGGCTGGCGACCCTGCGCCAGGTGCCGAAGGGAGAAAGCGCGGCATGA
- a CDS encoding zinc-binding alcohol dehydrogenase family protein codes for MTDARMSCGLCVAPGRFAIEQRPVPQAAPEGWLLVDIAVAGLCGTDYHIFEGKHPYLEYPRVIGHELSGRVVEGGHGFTAGQLVVINPYIACGTCHACRRGKPNCCMAIGVLGVHRDGGMCGRIAVPAINLIDASGLTPREAAIVEFLAIGAHAVQRSELTSADRVLVTGAGPIGLGAAIFARLRGAEVHLLDTSAQRLDAAGKLGFTHLHAPGTVPADGFDVVMDATGNPRAMEAGFAHVAHGGTYVLISVVKDDLTFNDAEFHKREMRLIGSRNALAADFQTVMDALKSGAVRQEALVSAVLPLSDLPRRIAELAADRGGIIKAVVEIAP; via the coding sequence ATGACCGACGCCCGCATGTCCTGCGGCCTGTGCGTTGCGCCAGGACGCTTTGCGATTGAACAGCGCCCCGTGCCGCAGGCCGCGCCTGAAGGCTGGCTTCTGGTCGATATCGCCGTGGCAGGGCTTTGCGGCACCGATTACCACATCTTCGAAGGCAAGCACCCCTACCTGGAATATCCCCGCGTGATCGGCCACGAACTGTCTGGCCGCGTGGTCGAGGGTGGGCACGGCTTCACCGCCGGACAGCTTGTCGTGATCAACCCCTATATCGCCTGCGGCACCTGCCACGCCTGCCGGCGCGGCAAGCCCAATTGCTGCATGGCCATCGGCGTGCTTGGCGTTCACCGCGACGGCGGCATGTGCGGCCGCATCGCCGTGCCCGCGATCAACCTGATCGACGCCTCCGGCCTGACCCCGCGCGAAGCTGCGATCGTCGAGTTTCTCGCCATCGGCGCCCATGCCGTGCAGCGGTCGGAACTGACCTCGGCCGACCGCGTGCTGGTGACCGGCGCGGGTCCCATCGGGCTGGGCGCTGCGATCTTTGCGCGGTTGCGCGGCGCCGAAGTGCACCTGCTGGACACCAGCGCACAAAGGCTGGACGCGGCCGGCAAGCTGGGCTTCACACATCTGCATGCGCCGGGCACTGTTCCGGCGGATGGCTTCGACGTCGTGATGGATGCCACCGGCAACCCCCGTGCGATGGAAGCCGGCTTCGCCCATGTCGCCCATGGCGGGACCTATGTGCTGATTTCGGTGGTGAAGGACGATCTGACCTTCAACGATGCCGAGTTCCACAAGCGCGAGATGCGCCTGATCGGCAGCCGCAACGCGCTGGCGGCGGACTTCCAGACGGTCATGGACGCGCTGAAGTCCGGCGCCGTCCGGCAAGAGGCCCTTGTTTCGGCGGTGCTGCCCCTGTCGGACCTGCCGCGCCGCATCGCGGAACTGGCGGCCGACCGTGGCGGGATCATCAAGGCCGTGGTCGAGATCGCGCCATGA
- a CDS encoding mannitol dehydrogenase family protein has product MPKTPILQFGTSRFLQAHADLFLSEGRASQGPVTVVQSSGDAGRSSRLAALAGPQGFAVRIQGLERGQPVTREQRVTSVVRALNSATDWTEICRIGAEEARIILSNTSEKGFVPQPADAAPAFDQAMSYPAKLTHLLLARFRAGGAPVQVMPTELVARNGEVLRDRVMELSRPLDMAFADWVAGQVIFANSLVDRIVSAPLEPAGALAEPYALWAIEARPGLIAPVLHPAVQIVDDLGPIERRKLYILNLGHTWMVARWAGRSDISLVREVMADPAWRSELAALYRDEVLPVFAAAEDGTAAAYVDQTMDRFANPYLDHRLSDIAQNHAEKLQRRVAAFLAWAETLGLAGRQPRLAALLA; this is encoded by the coding sequence ATGCCAAAGACACCCATCCTGCAATTCGGAACCAGCCGGTTCCTTCAGGCCCATGCCGATCTGTTCCTGTCCGAGGGGCGGGCGTCACAGGGGCCGGTCACGGTGGTGCAGTCGTCGGGCGATGCGGGGCGGTCGTCGCGGCTTGCGGCGCTGGCAGGACCGCAAGGCTTTGCGGTGCGCATCCAGGGGCTTGAGCGGGGCCAGCCGGTCACGCGCGAACAGCGCGTCACCTCGGTTGTGCGCGCGCTGAACTCGGCAACGGACTGGACGGAGATCTGTCGCATCGGGGCCGAAGAAGCGCGGATCATCCTTTCCAACACATCCGAGAAGGGCTTCGTTCCTCAGCCGGCTGACGCGGCGCCCGCTTTCGACCAGGCCATGTCCTATCCGGCCAAGCTGACCCACCTGCTTCTGGCCCGGTTTCGTGCCGGGGGAGCGCCCGTGCAGGTGATGCCGACCGAGCTGGTCGCCCGAAACGGAGAGGTGCTGCGCGACCGGGTGATGGAGCTGTCACGCCCGCTGGACATGGCCTTCGCTGATTGGGTGGCGGGCCAGGTGATCTTTGCGAACTCGCTTGTGGACCGCATCGTTTCCGCCCCTCTGGAACCCGCAGGCGCCTTGGCAGAACCCTATGCGCTTTGGGCCATCGAGGCTCGGCCCGGCCTGATTGCCCCCGTCCTGCATCCGGCGGTCCAGATCGTGGATGATCTGGGCCCGATCGAACGGCGCAAGCTGTACATCCTGAACCTTGGTCACACCTGGATGGTTGCCCGCTGGGCGGGCCGCAGCGACATATCCCTTGTGCGCGAGGTAATGGCCGACCCGGCATGGCGAAGCGAGCTGGCCGCGCTGTATCGCGACGAGGTGCTGCCAGTCTTTGCCGCCGCGGAGGACGGAACGGCCGCAGCCTATGTCGATCAGACGATGGACCGCTTTGCCAATCCCTATCTGGACCACCGCCTGTCGGACATCGCGCAAAACCACGCCGAAAAGCTGCAACGCCGCGTCGCGGCCTTTCTGGCCTGGGCAGAGACCCTGGGGTTGGCAGGGCGGCAGCCAAGGCTCGCGGCGCTGCTGGCCTGA
- a CDS encoding GntR family transcriptional regulator has product MARTDERFREAYNRFLDIVVTMEPDSALPSEIALSERLDVSRTVVRSVLARLQSAGIITWAGREKRLIRRPRPDDRLATLSTQVSASELERQFLDWTLRFDVAPGTALNVADLSRRFNVSPHVLQEFLASLSRFGLVRRRARGGWKLLGFTRDFALELSDFRLVLELNAVGHVAGLPSDHPIWAELDALEARHHALAAEIDERFHDFSLLDEAFHTTIGATVKNRFAAEFRKIIALIFHYHFQWDKAEERNRNAAAISEHLRIIWALKARDRAAALAATEDHLKTSKVTLLQSLRDHAVG; this is encoded by the coding sequence ATGGCACGGACGGACGAGCGGTTCCGCGAGGCGTACAACCGCTTTCTGGACATTGTCGTCACGATGGAGCCGGACAGCGCCTTGCCATCGGAAATCGCCCTGTCCGAGCGCCTGGATGTCAGCCGAACAGTGGTGCGGTCGGTTCTGGCCCGCCTGCAATCTGCCGGTATCATCACTTGGGCCGGGCGTGAAAAGCGGTTGATCCGCCGCCCGCGCCCCGACGACCGGCTTGCCACGCTTTCCACCCAGGTCAGCGCCTCCGAACTGGAACGTCAGTTCCTGGACTGGACGCTGCGGTTCGATGTGGCGCCCGGCACGGCCCTGAACGTGGCCGACCTGTCGCGCCGCTTCAACGTCAGCCCGCATGTCCTGCAGGAATTCCTCGCATCGCTCAGCCGGTTCGGTCTGGTTCGCCGCCGGGCCCGCGGCGGGTGGAAGCTTCTTGGCTTCACGAGGGACTTTGCGCTGGAGCTTTCGGATTTCCGGCTGGTGCTGGAACTGAATGCCGTGGGCCATGTCGCCGGCCTGCCATCCGATCATCCGATCTGGGCCGAACTGGACGCGCTGGAGGCCCGCCACCACGCCCTTGCGGCCGAGATCGACGAACGTTTTCATGACTTCTCACTGCTGGACGAGGCGTTCCACACCACCATCGGCGCCACCGTCAAGAACCGCTTCGCCGCCGAGTTCAGGAAGATCATCGCCCTGATCTTTCACTATCATTTCCAGTGGGACAAGGCAGAGGAGCGCAACCGGAACGCCGCGGCCATCAGCGAGCACCTGCGCATCATCTGGGCGCTGAAGGCGCGCGACCGGGCGGCCGCTCTGGCCGCGACCGAGGATCACCTGAAAACCTCGAAGGTGACCCTGCTGCAATCCCTGCGCGACCACGCCGTCGGCTGA
- a CDS encoding GNAT family N-acetyltransferase, with protein sequence MTDVTFRDLSGMAEFREAEALQRAVWGEGDQPDPADLMMVVQAEGGLVGGAFVEGRLVGYVFGFPTRDPQVQHSHRLAVRAEARGLSLGVRLKHYQRDWCLARGIGHVRWTFDPLRHVNATLNIHRLGAEAVEYLEDYYGEMAGINQGLASDRLLVDWTLAAPRVAALAERQALPVPGGIPLPVVLPEDIGHLAATDMAAAAALRLELRDAIRAAFGAGHRIVDFDRRSRVYLLSA encoded by the coding sequence ATGACCGACGTCACCTTCCGCGACCTTTCCGGCATGGCCGAGTTCCGCGAGGCCGAGGCGCTGCAACGGGCGGTCTGGGGCGAGGGCGACCAGCCCGACCCCGCCGACCTGATGATGGTCGTGCAGGCCGAGGGCGGGTTGGTGGGCGGTGCCTTTGTCGAAGGGCGGCTTGTCGGCTATGTCTTCGGCTTTCCGACCCGCGACCCGCAGGTGCAGCATTCGCACCGGCTGGCGGTGCGAGCCGAAGCGCGCGGCCTGAGCCTTGGGGTGCGGCTGAAGCATTACCAGCGCGACTGGTGCCTTGCGCGGGGCATCGGCCATGTGCGCTGGACCTTCGACCCTCTGCGACATGTCAATGCAACGCTGAACATCCACCGCCTGGGCGCCGAGGCGGTGGAGTATCTGGAAGATTATTACGGCGAGATGGCAGGCATCAACCAGGGTCTCGCCTCTGACCGGCTGCTGGTGGATTGGACGTTGGCCGCGCCCCGCGTTGCCGCGCTGGCCGAGCGGCAGGCATTGCCGGTGCCGGGTGGCATCCCGCTGCCGGTGGTTTTGCCCGAGGATATCGGCCATCTTGCGGCGACCGACATGGCCGCCGCCGCCGCGCTGCGCCTTGAATTGCGCGATGCCATCCGCGCTGCTTTCGGCGCCGGCCACCGGATCGTGGATTTCGACCGCAGGTCCCGCGTCTATCTGCTTTCGGCCTGA
- the menC gene encoding o-succinylbenzoate synthase, translating to MPPSSATRSPLRIDGATLRLVRLPLVTPFTIATGTLTEKVFPLLTLRADGIEGHAEGVMDPLPDYLEETVAGAMDLLEKVLLPQVLGQSFAHPDHLARRLAPWRANHMAKATVEMAFWDLWAKSLDLPLQTVLGGEGDAIDVGVSLGIGPIDSTLDRVAAHLDQGYKRIKLKVKPGHDLDLLRAVRGAFPGAHLTVDANCCYTLADSDLIRRMDDFDLDYIEQPLAWDDIHDHATLQGRIRTAICLDECIRTVEHARKALQSDAARVINIKVGRSGGHSAARQIHDLCQAFQVPVWCGGMLESGIGRAHNIHLSTLPNFTKPGDTSSASRYFTRDIIEQRLECENGRMPVPQGPGIGVTLDLDYLKTATLSHQDFHA from the coding sequence ATGCCGCCTTCTTCCGCAACGCGGTCGCCCCTGCGCATCGACGGCGCGACCCTGCGGCTCGTCCGTCTGCCGCTGGTGACGCCCTTCACCATTGCCACCGGCACGTTGACCGAGAAGGTCTTTCCTCTCCTGACCCTGCGGGCCGACGGGATCGAGGGCCATGCCGAAGGCGTGATGGACCCGCTGCCCGACTATCTGGAAGAAACCGTCGCGGGGGCGATGGACCTGTTGGAAAAGGTGCTTCTGCCGCAGGTTCTGGGGCAAAGCTTCGCCCACCCCGACCATCTGGCGCGGAGACTGGCGCCCTGGCGGGCCAACCACATGGCCAAGGCCACGGTGGAGATGGCCTTCTGGGATCTGTGGGCCAAGTCACTGGACCTGCCCCTGCAAACCGTGCTGGGGGGCGAAGGCGATGCGATCGACGTGGGCGTGTCGCTGGGCATCGGCCCGATCGACAGCACCCTGGACCGCGTCGCCGCGCATCTGGACCAGGGCTACAAGCGCATCAAGCTGAAGGTGAAGCCGGGCCATGACCTTGACTTGCTGCGGGCGGTGCGGGGGGCGTTCCCCGGTGCGCATCTGACGGTGGATGCCAACTGCTGCTACACCCTGGCCGACAGCGACCTGATCCGCCGGATGGATGATTTCGACCTCGACTACATCGAACAGCCGCTGGCCTGGGACGACATCCATGACCATGCCACGCTGCAGGGCCGCATCCGTACCGCGATCTGCCTGGACGAATGCATCCGCACCGTGGAACACGCGCGCAAGGCGCTGCAATCCGATGCGGCGCGGGTCATCAACATCAAGGTCGGCCGGTCGGGCGGCCACTCTGCCGCGCGGCAGATCCATGACCTGTGCCAGGCGTTCCAGGTGCCGGTCTGGTGCGGCGGGATGCTGGAATCGGGAATCGGCCGCGCGCATAACATTCACCTGTCGACCCTTCCGAACTTCACCAAGCCGGGAGACACCTCGTCGGCCAGCCGGTACTTCACCCGCGATATCATTGAACAAAGGCTGGAATGCGAGAACGGCCGGATGCCGGTGCCGCAGGGTCCGGGCATTGGCGTGACGCTGGATCTGGACTACCTGAAGACGGCAACCCTGTCGCACCAGGACTTCCACGCATGA
- a CDS encoding MurR/RpiR family transcriptional regulator, translated as MTSEAPEAEVRDAEAAPAGDLRQRLTTAAETGTPGERALAHYLLANLSSLPFETAASVAAKVGVSEASVGRFCRSIGYRHLKDLKSSLQVDLGEKAWLIGDRLKDFHRRSQAGGAELSQALEREIAALVTVYELAASPAFDAAVKRLAHRRAVWVAGFQTERGHAAELVHNLQYLRGGVHLADASGGHFAEVLLSEPEETTLVLVDGRRYSRLTRDLAIAARDEGIPVTLVTDPYCDWAPGVVTELFPVPTDLNHFWDTTSAMSSLIGLMVNGVFRELGAAVEDRMARVSALYGDFIGHTVPGRNPGRT; from the coding sequence GTGACCAGCGAAGCGCCGGAAGCCGAAGTCAGGGACGCCGAGGCCGCGCCCGCCGGCGACCTGCGCCAGCGCCTGACGACAGCCGCAGAAACGGGCACGCCGGGCGAGCGCGCCCTGGCGCATTACCTGCTGGCCAACCTGTCTTCGCTGCCGTTCGAGACGGCGGCCTCGGTCGCAGCCAAGGTGGGGGTTTCCGAGGCCTCGGTCGGCCGGTTTTGCCGGTCAATCGGCTATCGCCACCTGAAGGATCTGAAATCCAGCCTGCAGGTCGATCTGGGCGAGAAGGCCTGGCTGATCGGCGACCGGCTGAAGGACTTTCACCGCCGCAGCCAGGCCGGAGGAGCCGAACTGTCACAGGCGCTGGAGCGCGAGATCGCCGCGCTGGTCACCGTCTATGAACTGGCCGCCTCGCCCGCCTTTGACGCCGCGGTCAAACGGCTGGCGCACCGGCGTGCCGTCTGGGTGGCCGGCTTCCAGACCGAGCGCGGCCATGCGGCGGAACTGGTGCACAACCTGCAATACCTGCGCGGCGGCGTGCATCTGGCCGATGCCTCGGGCGGGCATTTCGCCGAAGTGCTCTTGTCCGAGCCGGAGGAGACGACGCTGGTCCTGGTGGACGGCCGCCGGTATTCGCGCCTGACACGCGACCTGGCGATTGCCGCGCGCGACGAGGGAATCCCGGTGACCCTGGTCACCGATCCCTATTGCGACTGGGCGCCGGGCGTCGTGACCGAACTGTTCCCGGTGCCGACCGACCTGAACCATTTCTGGGACACGACATCGGCCATGTCGTCGCTGATCGGGCTGATGGTGAACGGTGTCTTCCGCGAACTGGGCGCCGCAGTCGAGGACCGCATGGCCCGCGTCTCGGCGCTTTATGGCGACTTTATCGGACATACCGTCCCGGGGCGAAACCCGGGCAGGACCTGA
- a CDS encoding ABC transporter substrate-binding protein: MTFPFRHTLLSASVSLAALMAAGAVAAQEAVFVMSTNEVGAPTYNPIKATMLNTATGLIFDRLVSQSADLSYHPWLAESWEEAPDGMSWTFHLKPGVTFHNGEPFNAEAVKGWLDLFKTTEGENTYMAEAIASVEVVDENTVKFVMARPEPNLLYNLSSTFMGVVEPKSFAALGDNYGVTEVYGTGPFKLESFTVGQETVLVRNDDYTWGPAPAANHGPAKVERLTFREIPEDSTAFLELKTGGVDFLLSVPADLMGEVQKEANLAVLTMAGQDVWYMPINVTKAPFDDIRVREAAAKAINQDEILASVFGGVGAVADTFLISALPESQVSDGAKIKYDPARSNALLDEAGWVMGADGIRTKDGQPLKVSLWTQSDSIFRRLTEVVQAELKAVGFDAEITTFDSSMIRDQYKTGEQQLAVRSYNWDNADIVDWFFGGDRLGYPNVSMFNDPKAEELRTVAMTGSKNMDERVKNFTAYHEYVLTQFPMAPIYQPVQAFAYNTDRIALPEKIDAPSFGAAAFLDLEVKE; this comes from the coding sequence ATGACCTTCCCCTTCCGCCATACCCTGCTTTCGGCCTCGGTCAGCCTTGCCGCCCTGATGGCGGCGGGGGCTGTGGCCGCTCAGGAAGCCGTCTTCGTGATGTCCACCAACGAGGTGGGCGCGCCGACCTACAACCCGATCAAGGCGACGATGCTGAACACCGCCACCGGGCTGATCTTCGACCGGCTGGTCAGCCAGTCGGCCGACCTGTCCTATCACCCCTGGCTGGCGGAAAGCTGGGAAGAGGCGCCGGACGGCATGTCCTGGACCTTCCACCTGAAGCCGGGCGTCACGTTCCACAACGGCGAGCCCTTCAATGCCGAGGCGGTAAAGGGCTGGCTTGACCTGTTCAAGACCACCGAGGGCGAGAACACCTACATGGCCGAGGCCATCGCCTCGGTCGAGGTGGTGGACGAGAACACCGTGAAGTTCGTGATGGCGCGGCCCGAGCCGAACCTGCTGTACAACCTGTCCTCGACCTTCATGGGTGTGGTCGAGCCCAAGTCCTTTGCCGCGCTTGGCGACAACTATGGCGTGACCGAGGTCTATGGCACCGGGCCGTTCAAGCTGGAAAGCTTCACGGTGGGGCAGGAAACCGTGCTGGTGCGCAACGACGATTACACCTGGGGCCCGGCGCCGGCGGCGAACCACGGCCCGGCCAAGGTGGAGCGGCTGACCTTCCGCGAGATCCCCGAGGATTCCACGGCCTTTCTGGAACTGAAGACCGGCGGCGTGGACTTCCTGCTTTCGGTGCCGGCCGACCTGATGGGCGAGGTCCAGAAGGAAGCGAACCTCGCGGTGCTGACCATGGCCGGGCAGGATGTCTGGTACATGCCGATCAACGTGACCAAGGCGCCCTTCGACGACATCCGCGTGCGCGAAGCGGCGGCGAAGGCGATCAACCAGGATGAAATCCTGGCCTCGGTCTTTGGCGGCGTGGGCGCGGTCGCCGATACCTTCCTGATTTCGGCCCTGCCGGAAAGCCAGGTCTCGGACGGCGCGAAGATCAAGTACGACCCGGCGCGGTCGAACGCGCTGCTGGACGAGGCGGGCTGGGTCATGGGCGCCGACGGCATCCGCACCAAGGACGGTCAGCCGTTGAAGGTCAGCCTGTGGACGCAGAGCGATTCCATCTTCCGGCGCCTGACGGAAGTGGTGCAGGCCGAGCTGAAGGCGGTGGGCTTCGACGCCGAGATCACCACCTTCGACAGCTCGATGATCCGCGACCAGTACAAGACCGGCGAACAGCAGCTGGCGGTGCGGTCCTACAACTGGGACAACGCCGACATCGTGGACTGGTTCTTCGGCGGCGACCGGCTGGGCTATCCGAACGTGTCGATGTTCAACGACCCCAAGGCCGAAGAGCTGCGCACGGTCGCCATGACCGGATCGAAGAACATGGACGAGCGGGTGAAGAACTTCACCGCCTACCATGAATATGTCCTGACCCAGTTCCCGATGGCGCCGATCTACCAGCCGGTACAGGCCTTTGCCTACAACACCGACCGTATCGCACTGCCGGAAAAAATCGACGCGCCCTCGTTCGGCGCGGCGGCCTTCCTGGACCTTGAAGTGAAGGAATGA
- a CDS encoding ABC transporter permease has translation MISYLVRRVLMLVPVFLAVSVVIFSILHFIPGDPVDNLLKVGSSPEARAQIEARYGLDRPLPVQYGIWLGKVLQGDLGTAIVARRPVADLIAQALPHSLQLGGFALLFSTLVGVTLGIVAALNRDGWADRAIMGGVLLGSTMPSFWLGLILMLIFSVWLGWFPVSGARGWSSLVLPVLTIGLGGTALVARITRVSMIEAAGRDFVTLLHAKGLSPLRIQLRHVLRHALIPVVTILALRIGWILGGAVTVEVVFARPGLGTLLIKSLSQHDYPVVQACLLMLAMAVMLGTLLGDILQAAMDPRVRASLA, from the coding sequence ATGATCTCATATCTCGTCAGGCGAGTGCTGATGCTCGTGCCGGTGTTCCTGGCCGTTTCGGTGGTGATCTTCTCGATCCTGCATTTCATCCCCGGCGATCCGGTGGACAACCTGTTGAAGGTCGGCTCTTCGCCTGAGGCGCGCGCGCAGATCGAGGCGCGCTATGGGCTGGACCGGCCCCTGCCGGTGCAATACGGCATCTGGCTGGGCAAGGTGCTGCAGGGCGACCTGGGCACCGCCATCGTGGCACGGCGGCCAGTGGCCGACCTGATCGCGCAGGCCCTGCCCCATTCGCTGCAACTGGGCGGATTCGCCCTGTTGTTCTCGACCCTCGTGGGCGTGACGCTTGGCATCGTGGCCGCGCTGAACCGCGACGGCTGGGCCGACCGCGCCATCATGGGCGGGGTGCTTCTGGGATCGACCATGCCCAGCTTCTGGCTGGGGCTGATCCTGATGCTGATCTTTTCGGTCTGGCTGGGCTGGTTTCCGGTTTCAGGCGCGCGGGGCTGGTCGTCGCTGGTGCTGCCGGTCCTGACCATCGGCCTGGGCGGCACGGCGCTGGTGGCCCGCATCACGCGGGTGTCCATGATCGAGGCGGCAGGCCGCGATTTCGTGACGCTTCTGCACGCCAAGGGCCTGTCGCCGCTGCGCATCCAGCTTCGCCACGTTCTGCGCCACGCGCTGATCCCGGTCGTCACCATCCTGGCGCTGCGCATCGGCTGGATCCTGGGCGGGGCGGTGACGGTTGAGGTGGTCTTTGCCCGGCCGGGGCTGGGCACGCTTCTGATCAAGTCGTTAAGCCAGCATGACTATCCGGTGGTGCAGGCCTGCCTTCTGATGCTGGCCATGGCGGTCATGCTGGGCACGCTCTTGGGCGATATCCTTCAGGCCGCGATGGACCCGCGCGTAAGGGCATCGCTGGCATGA
- a CDS encoding ABC transporter permease, whose protein sequence is MIAAPIRALRRPVGGLAGGWLILVIAAAIFAPLLTPYAYDVQALKDAYQPPSSAHWLGTDEFGRDLLTRLIYGARTSLSVSATAIGLSVISGMVLGAAAAWFGGWLDRAVTMVVDLTWSFPEILIALILVAIIGPGTTGTMIAIAVAYLAQFTRLTRAQIMTLRGETFIEAARSLGASDGHILFRHLLPNALAPVLVSAMLATGDAIILEATLGFFGLGAQPPVPSWGGMMSAGSALAFKAPWIIIFPGLTVAITVVAINLYGDALIAELDIRSKLRRAV, encoded by the coding sequence ATGATCGCCGCACCGATCCGCGCATTGCGCCGCCCCGTTGGCGGGCTGGCAGGGGGCTGGCTGATCCTGGTGATCGCCGCCGCGATCTTCGCGCCGCTGCTGACGCCCTATGCCTATGACGTGCAGGCGCTGAAGGACGCCTACCAACCGCCCTCATCCGCGCATTGGCTGGGCACGGACGAGTTCGGGCGCGACCTCTTGACCCGCCTGATCTATGGCGCGCGCACCTCGCTTTCGGTCAGCGCCACGGCCATCGGCCTGTCGGTGATCTCTGGCATGGTGCTTGGGGCGGCGGCGGCCTGGTTCGGCGGATGGCTCGACCGGGCGGTGACCATGGTGGTGGACCTGACCTGGTCCTTCCCGGAAATCCTGATCGCGCTGATCCTGGTGGCGATCATCGGTCCCGGCACCACAGGCACCATGATCGCCATCGCCGTGGCCTACCTTGCGCAATTCACCCGTCTGACGCGGGCGCAGATCATGACGCTGCGCGGAGAGACCTTCATCGAGGCGGCACGCAGCCTGGGGGCCAGCGACGGGCACATCCTTTTTCGCCATCTCTTGCCCAATGCGCTGGCGCCGGTTCTCGTCTCGGCAATGCTCGCCACGGGCGACGCGATCATCCTTGAAGCCACGCTCGGCTTCTTTGGCCTGGGCGCGCAGCCGCCGGTGCCCAGCTGGGGCGGCATGATGTCGGCCGGGTCGGCCCTGGCCTTCAAGGCACCCTGGATCATCATCTTCCCCGGCCTGACCGTGGCGATTACCGTGGTGGCGATCAACCTGTACGGCGATGCGCTGATCGCGGAACTGGACATCCGGTCCAAGCTGCGGAGGGCCGTATGA